One window of Ailuropoda melanoleuca isolate Jingjing chromosome 3, ASM200744v2, whole genome shotgun sequence genomic DNA carries:
- the RPS14 gene encoding 40S ribosomal protein S14 — protein sequence MAPRKGKEKKEEQVISLGPQVAEGENVFGVCHIFASFNDTFVHVTDLSGKETICRVTGGMKVKADRDESSPYAAMLAAQDVAQRCKELGITALHIKLRATGGNRTKTPGPGAQSALRALARSGMKIGRIEDVTPIPSDSTRRKGGRRGRRL from the exons atgGCACCTCgcaaggggaaggaaaagaaggaagaacaggtcATCAGCCTTGGACCTCAGGTAGCTGAAGGAGAAAATGTGTTTGGTGTCTGCCACATCTTTGCATCCTTCAATGACACTTTTGTGCATGTCACCGATCTTTCTGGCAA GGAAACCATCTGCCGCGTGACTGGTGGAATGAAGGTGAAGGCTGACCGAGATGAGTCCTCTCCCTACGCTGCCATGTTGGCTGCCCAGGATGTAGCCCAGAGGTGCAAGGAGCTGGGCATCACTGCCCTCCACATCAAACTACGGGCCACAGGAGGAAATAG AACCAAGACCCCTGGACCTGGGGCCCAGTCAGCCCTCAGAGCCCTTGCCCGCTCAGGAATGAAGATCGGGCGGATTG AGGATGTCACCCCCATCCCCTCCGATAGCACCCGCAGGAAGGGGGGTCGCCGTGGTCGCCGTCTGTGA